The proteins below come from a single Saccharophagus degradans 2-40 genomic window:
- the nagA gene encoding N-acetylglucosamine-6-phosphate deacetylase gives MITALINANLLHAYRDSGTYAGADVDGQVCADEAYAVIVAGDYIRELVPVNQLPNDVDRTIDLGGNYLAPGFFDTQVNGGGGVLFNDAPTVETLIAMSEAHKQFGTSAMLPTLISDDLDVMRAAIAAVNDAIEQGVPGIVGIHLEGPFLNPARKGVHNANKFKVIDDEAFDILTSLKKGKTLVTLAPEQTDTPTIKRLVDAGVVVAAGHTAATYEQTCQALDAGLTSFTHLFNAMTPMSSREPGVVGAALQSAISWCGIIVDGFHVHPATLGVAIAAKPKGKVILVTDAMPTVGAAEKVFTLNGEVIRAENGRCATADDTLAGSDLDMLAAVKNTVHMIGIPLEEAVKMASQYPADMMGLGECMGRIAPGYRAEFTAFDEDFNLVSIDSLVTRN, from the coding sequence ATGATCACCGCGCTTATCAATGCAAATTTACTGCACGCCTACAGAGATAGCGGCACCTATGCGGGCGCCGATGTTGACGGCCAAGTTTGTGCCGATGAAGCGTACGCAGTAATTGTTGCCGGTGATTATATTCGCGAATTGGTACCTGTAAACCAGCTGCCCAACGATGTTGACCGCACCATAGATTTGGGGGGCAATTACCTTGCCCCCGGTTTTTTTGATACCCAAGTCAATGGTGGTGGCGGTGTGTTATTTAATGATGCCCCCACAGTAGAAACTTTAATTGCTATGAGCGAAGCGCATAAACAATTTGGCACCAGTGCAATGCTGCCAACCCTTATTAGCGACGATTTAGATGTAATGCGCGCCGCTATTGCCGCAGTTAACGACGCCATAGAGCAAGGCGTGCCAGGTATTGTAGGTATCCACCTAGAAGGGCCTTTTTTAAACCCTGCTCGCAAAGGGGTACACAATGCCAATAAATTTAAAGTGATTGATGACGAAGCATTCGATATTTTAACGTCGCTTAAAAAAGGTAAAACCCTCGTAACTCTCGCGCCAGAGCAAACCGATACACCAACGATAAAACGTTTGGTAGATGCTGGTGTAGTGGTTGCGGCTGGTCACACTGCGGCGACTTACGAGCAAACTTGCCAAGCGTTAGACGCAGGGCTAACAAGCTTTACCCATTTATTTAATGCCATGACGCCAATGTCGAGCCGAGAGCCGGGGGTTGTGGGTGCCGCGTTACAAAGCGCAATAAGTTGGTGTGGCATTATTGTCGATGGCTTTCATGTGCACCCTGCAACCTTGGGTGTAGCCATTGCTGCTAAGCCAAAGGGAAAAGTTATTTTGGTAACTGATGCTATGCCTACGGTTGGCGCCGCAGAAAAAGTATTTACTTTAAACGGCGAAGTTATTCGCGCAGAAAATGGCCGCTGCGCCACCGCCGACGATACATTGGCAGGCTCAGATTTAGATATGTTGGCCGCGGTTAAAAATACCGTGCATATGATAGGTATTCCTTTAGAAGAAGCCGTGAAAATGGCAAGCCAATACCCCGCCGATATGATGGGGTTAGGCGAATGCATGGGCCGAATAGCCCCAGGCTACCGCGCTGAATTTACAGCTTTTGATGAAGATTTTAATTTGGTCTCAATCGATTCTTTAGTTACTAGAAATTAG
- a CDS encoding acyltransferase family protein, producing MATQRYLALDVMRGATLAMMILVNTPGDWGFVYAPLLHADWHGVTITDFVFPFFLFIIGSALFFTSRSSGQLAPAIKAKKIIKRTALLFTIGLLLHAFPFTTALSELRILGVLQRIALAYGIAAFIVWLPTTQRLMAALGILVAYWLVFILTDSSYHLADNIVRHIDITILGAEHLWQGKGLAFDPEGLLSTLPAAVNILAGFEATRLLVSQPAGEPNNATSRQFKLALYAMCSITIALIWHRWMPINKSLWTSSFVLLTSGVGVLVLLLLVRLEPYRATAAIYRAFAIYGQNPLFIYVLSSLWVQCYFLFHIDGVNIYAWLNNQLNSIAEPYLASLLFALGHVALFWGVAYALHKKRIVISV from the coding sequence ATGGCCACACAACGCTATTTGGCCCTCGACGTTATGCGCGGGGCAACGCTCGCCATGATGATACTTGTGAACACCCCCGGCGACTGGGGCTTTGTTTACGCCCCCCTGCTACATGCAGATTGGCATGGTGTCACCATTACCGATTTTGTGTTTCCGTTTTTCCTTTTTATTATTGGTTCGGCGTTATTTTTTACTAGCCGTTCTAGCGGGCAGCTAGCCCCAGCAATTAAAGCTAAAAAAATAATTAAGCGTACAGCGCTGCTATTTACTATTGGCTTATTGCTGCATGCATTCCCTTTTACTACGGCGCTTAGTGAGTTACGCATACTAGGCGTATTGCAACGCATAGCGCTAGCCTATGGCATAGCGGCGTTTATTGTATGGCTACCCACCACGCAACGGCTAATGGCGGCGCTAGGCATATTAGTAGCCTACTGGCTTGTATTTATACTCACCGATAGCAGTTACCATTTAGCAGACAATATTGTAAGGCACATAGATATTACCATTTTAGGCGCAGAACACTTATGGCAAGGTAAAGGCTTAGCCTTTGACCCAGAGGGCTTACTTAGCACCTTACCTGCCGCCGTAAATATATTGGCGGGCTTTGAAGCTACACGTTTATTGGTAAGCCAACCAGCTGGCGAGCCAAATAATGCCACCAGCCGCCAATTTAAATTGGCGCTGTACGCCATGTGCAGTATTACTATTGCATTAATTTGGCACCGCTGGATGCCCATAAATAAATCGCTTTGGACAAGCAGCTTTGTGCTGCTAACTAGCGGCGTGGGTGTGCTAGTGCTTTTATTATTAGTTAGATTAGAACCTTACCGCGCAACTGCAGCTATTTATCGCGCCTTCGCAATTTATGGCCAAAACCCATTGTTTATTTATGTATTATCTTCACTTTGGGTGCAGTGCTATTTTCTGTTTCATATAGACGGCGTAAATATTTATGCTTGGCTGAATAATCAACTGAACTCAATTGCCGAACCTTATTTGGCAAGCTTGCTATTTGCTCTGGGGCATGTCGCGTTGTTTTGGGGAGTGGCATACGCATTACATAAAAAGCGTATTGTAATAAGTGTTTAG
- a CDS encoding beta-N-acetylhexosaminidase, translating to MKLRLLPHSISLASLLLLSACQQEHATSTNAQLSPIAPPAISIVPAPVSAEIKTGQFVFGNSTQLTVNSEKLRDVAQLWADFFNVASGINLQVQSATGNSDEANSVSLELVPASEFSSSNAEAYELTVTDNAITVRASTRAGIFYGLTSLRQLLPPQIESPSPINSVNWVVPAVAIVDEPLYPYRGMHLDVSRHFFDVNFIKRYIDILAFHKMNRFHWHLTDDQGWRIPIDAYPLLTEKSAWRDKTVIGHTYDRDVAYNTNRIGGFYSKEQIRDIVAYAAERQIMVIPEIDVPGHAAAILHAYPEFGCIEQVSQVQSNFGIFEQVLCPTEPTFEFLRAVFTEVAELFPGEYLHVGGDEVKKVQWQQSPFVTELMQREGLKDYHEVQSYFICRVGEIVSSLDKKMLGWNEILDGGIAPNATIMSWQGVEGGIAAAELGHDAIMSPGNYVYFDHFQSRSVDEPLAIHGITPLSETYSYNPMPEQFAGTEKAKHILGAQGQLWTEYVPTTAKAEYMILPRLSAVAEITWTPVNKQSWQSFSERLPSLFARFDEMGLNAARSVYAITATAKTEGSGEDAKYRVNLASDTAHVIIRYTTDGTLPNAQSPIYSEPFLVEGDTFVRARSQDKISGNFYLESQLRTVKHKAVGAKLTLLSEANTEWNKDPVKTLSDGITSIDQIFQLDDWATFFGDEVVAHITFAKAQTVSEVSIGFNPGKHRQMYPPTRLHILSSSDGETWQSLGEADPQHLATAKNRVSYTFAPTTTRHLRIEAENKTRVLSTESGKLKSVPLYLDEIIVK from the coding sequence ATGAAACTAAGATTATTACCACATAGTATAAGTTTAGCATCGCTATTACTGCTAAGTGCTTGCCAGCAAGAGCACGCAACCAGTACAAACGCGCAACTCTCCCCTATTGCACCGCCTGCTATCTCTATTGTTCCCGCACCGGTTTCGGCAGAAATAAAAACAGGGCAGTTTGTTTTTGGTAATAGCACACAGCTTACAGTTAACAGCGAAAAGCTAAGAGATGTTGCGCAGCTTTGGGCGGATTTTTTTAATGTTGCTAGTGGTATTAATTTACAGGTTCAAAGCGCTACAGGTAATAGCGATGAAGCAAATAGCGTAAGTCTTGAGTTGGTGCCGGCTTCAGAATTCTCATCAAGCAATGCAGAAGCCTATGAATTAACGGTTACAGATAATGCAATAACAGTACGCGCTAGCACTCGCGCGGGTATTTTTTACGGCTTAACCAGTTTGCGCCAGTTATTGCCGCCGCAAATAGAATCACCCTCCCCTATTAATTCTGTAAATTGGGTTGTACCTGCGGTTGCTATTGTCGACGAGCCCTTATACCCCTATCGCGGTATGCACTTAGATGTAAGCCGCCACTTTTTCGATGTGAATTTTATTAAACGCTATATAGATATATTAGCGTTCCACAAAATGAATCGTTTCCATTGGCATTTAACCGATGACCAAGGCTGGCGTATTCCGATCGACGCCTACCCCCTACTCACAGAAAAATCGGCTTGGCGAGACAAAACGGTTATAGGCCATACCTACGACCGCGACGTAGCTTACAACACTAATAGAATAGGCGGTTTTTATAGCAAAGAACAAATACGAGACATAGTTGCTTACGCTGCAGAACGCCAAATTATGGTAATTCCAGAAATAGATGTCCCCGGCCACGCAGCAGCTATTTTACACGCTTACCCAGAGTTTGGTTGTATCGAGCAAGTTTCACAGGTGCAAAGCAACTTTGGCATTTTCGAGCAAGTGCTTTGCCCAACCGAGCCAACCTTTGAATTTTTGCGCGCAGTGTTTACCGAAGTTGCCGAGTTATTCCCTGGCGAATACCTACATGTAGGTGGCGACGAAGTAAAAAAAGTTCAGTGGCAACAGTCACCCTTTGTTACCGAATTAATGCAGCGTGAAGGTTTAAAAGACTACCACGAAGTACAGAGCTACTTTATTTGCCGCGTAGGCGAGATAGTAAGTAGCTTAGATAAAAAAATGTTGGGCTGGAACGAAATACTCGACGGGGGTATTGCTCCCAATGCGACTATTATGTCTTGGCAAGGTGTTGAAGGTGGTATTGCTGCCGCCGAGCTGGGCCACGATGCGATTATGTCGCCGGGAAACTATGTGTACTTCGATCACTTTCAGTCTCGCTCGGTGGATGAACCACTTGCCATTCACGGTATTACACCGTTATCAGAAACATACTCTTACAACCCCATGCCCGAACAATTTGCTGGCACAGAAAAAGCCAAGCACATACTCGGCGCCCAAGGGCAACTGTGGACAGAGTACGTGCCTACCACAGCAAAAGCGGAGTATATGATACTGCCAAGATTAAGTGCGGTAGCAGAAATAACCTGGACACCAGTCAACAAGCAATCGTGGCAAAGCTTTAGCGAAAGGCTACCCAGCCTATTTGCCCGCTTTGACGAAATGGGCTTAAACGCAGCGCGATCTGTTTATGCAATTACCGCTACCGCAAAAACGGAAGGCAGCGGTGAAGATGCCAAATACCGCGTAAACCTTGCCTCCGATACGGCTCATGTAATTATTCGCTACACAACCGACGGCACCTTGCCGAATGCGCAATCGCCTATTTATAGCGAACCATTTTTAGTAGAAGGCGATACGTTTGTGAGGGCGCGTAGCCAAGATAAAATAAGTGGTAACTTCTACCTGGAATCGCAACTGCGCACCGTAAAACACAAAGCCGTTGGCGCCAAGCTAACACTGTTAAGCGAAGCGAATACAGAGTGGAATAAAGACCCAGTAAAAACCTTAAGTGATGGCATTACTTCGATAGACCAAATATTTCAACTCGACGACTGGGCCACATTTTTTGGCGACGAGGTTGTTGCACATATAACCTTCGCTAAGGCACAAACCGTTAGCGAAGTAAGCATTGGCTTTAACCCTGGCAAGCATCGCCAAATGTACCCACCCACTCGTTTGCATATTTTAAGCTCAAGCGATGGCGAAACATGGCAAAGCTTGGGTGAAGCCGACCCACAACACCTTGCCACCGCAAAAAATCGCGTAAGTTACACCTTTGCACCAACAACCACTCGCCACCTACGGATAGAGGCGGAAAATAAAACCCGCGTACTAAGTACCGAAAGCGGTAAGCTAAAAAGCGTTCCCCTATACTTAGATGAAATAATCGTTAAATAA
- the nagK gene encoding N-acetylglucosamine kinase, producing MANLPPTHSPLFLGVDGGGTKCRAVLVDSNNTVLGVGEGGPANPYHGVERTYESIMNATDIALRNAGLTPKHKANIVAGLGLAGVHLPSLFQIVNQWDHPFKAQYLTTDLHIACIGAHESDDGAVMVAGTGSCGFSYVNGQAVTLGAHGFPCGDKGSGAWLGLSAIQAVLIAEDELGPSTMLSDLVEEQLQARGLMIVDRLSGAKSSDYAKLAPLVFHAAEQGDSVALNIVKDGADYLSRVANKLWATKPPRMSLIGGVAQRMLDWMDADIAARMSAPLSQPEFGAVRFAKTKHAAKPQEIAS from the coding sequence ATGGCCAATTTGCCACCCACACACTCACCACTATTTCTCGGCGTAGACGGCGGCGGCACCAAATGCCGTGCGGTACTTGTCGATTCAAACAATACTGTACTTGGTGTTGGCGAAGGCGGCCCAGCAAACCCCTATCACGGTGTAGAGCGCACTTACGAATCCATAATGAACGCAACAGACATTGCTTTGCGCAATGCGGGTTTAACGCCTAAGCATAAAGCGAATATTGTTGCGGGCCTGGGTTTAGCCGGTGTGCATTTACCTAGCTTGTTTCAAATAGTTAACCAGTGGGATCACCCTTTTAAAGCGCAGTACCTCACTACCGATTTACACATAGCCTGCATTGGCGCACACGAGAGCGACGACGGCGCAGTAATGGTTGCCGGCACAGGCAGCTGCGGTTTCTCTTATGTAAACGGCCAAGCCGTTACGTTAGGCGCGCACGGCTTTCCTTGCGGCGACAAAGGCAGCGGCGCTTGGCTTGGGTTATCGGCTATTCAGGCTGTGCTTATTGCAGAAGATGAGCTCGGCCCAAGCACTATGCTAAGTGACTTAGTAGAGGAGCAATTACAAGCGCGTGGACTAATGATTGTAGATCGCTTATCTGGTGCTAAATCGAGCGATTACGCAAAATTAGCTCCACTTGTTTTTCACGCTGCCGAACAAGGTGATAGCGTCGCCCTCAATATTGTAAAAGACGGCGCCGATTATTTAAGTCGCGTGGCCAATAAACTCTGGGCCACCAAGCCACCGCGCATGTCATTAATTGGCGGCGTTGCACAACGTATGCTCGATTGGATGGATGCAGACATTGCCGCACGCATGTCTGCCCCACTTAGCCAGCCGGAATTTGGCGCTGTACGTTTTGCCAAAACCAAGCACGCGGCTAAACCGCAAGAAATAGCCAGCTAA
- a CDS encoding SIS domain-containing protein, which yields MAIVVPATVAQTLMYREAEQASSVVANQIQNNAALVAEAAKKILAFAPRAVATMARGSSDHAATYAKYLIETRLGLLTTSAAPSIASVYQTRPKLDGVLYIAFSQSGKSPDLLANVEQAKTSGALTLAMVNVEDSPLAQMADIVLPLGAGLEKSVAATKSYIATLASILHLVTELSGDQKLQQGLGVLPQSLAQAWDLDWSAKGVETLQHANNMFVIGRGLGFGVAQEAALKFKETCGLHAEGYSAAEVKHGPMAIVNKDFPVLVFGQRDETRLGTDALVSDFRARGAKVLYAAEGEQGDYILPVVQNANPAIAPILGVQSFYRMANAVSLARGYNPDEPPHLNKVTETL from the coding sequence ATGGCTATTGTTGTACCCGCCACTGTCGCACAAACACTTATGTACCGCGAAGCCGAGCAGGCTTCTAGTGTGGTAGCAAATCAAATACAGAATAACGCGGCGTTGGTTGCCGAAGCGGCAAAGAAAATATTAGCTTTCGCCCCGCGCGCGGTGGCGACAATGGCTCGTGGTAGCTCTGACCATGCAGCCACCTATGCGAAATATTTAATAGAAACTCGCTTGGGCCTGCTAACCACCTCGGCAGCACCTTCGATTGCATCGGTATACCAAACGCGCCCTAAACTAGACGGTGTTTTGTATATTGCGTTTTCTCAATCAGGCAAAAGCCCAGATTTACTCGCCAACGTCGAGCAGGCTAAGACATCTGGCGCGCTTACATTGGCCATGGTGAACGTAGAAGACTCCCCACTAGCCCAAATGGCCGATATAGTACTGCCTTTAGGCGCAGGCCTAGAAAAAAGCGTTGCGGCTACAAAGTCGTATATTGCAACCTTGGCTTCTATTTTACATTTAGTAACCGAGTTAAGTGGCGACCAAAAATTACAGCAGGGTTTAGGGGTATTGCCCCAAAGCCTAGCACAAGCATGGGATTTAGACTGGAGCGCAAAAGGCGTAGAAACCTTGCAGCATGCCAATAATATGTTTGTTATTGGACGTGGCCTTGGCTTTGGTGTTGCGCAAGAAGCGGCACTTAAATTTAAAGAAACCTGCGGTTTACATGCCGAAGGGTATAGTGCTGCAGAGGTGAAGCATGGCCCTATGGCGATTGTGAATAAAGACTTCCCTGTATTGGTGTTTGGCCAAAGGGACGAAACCCGTTTAGGTACAGATGCACTTGTTAGCGATTTTCGCGCGCGCGGTGCCAAAGTGCTTTACGCCGCAGAGGGCGAACAGGGCGACTATATTTTGCCAGTAGTGCAAAATGCCAACCCTGCCATAGCCCCTATATTGGGTGTGCAAAGTTTTTATCGCATGGCGAATGCGGTGTCACTTGCTCGCGGCTACAACCCAGATGAACCCCCACACCTAAACAAGGTTACGGAGACTTTATAA
- a CDS encoding sugar MFS transporter produces the protein MNNELTQSAAPAARAPSTLIPMIIIGTLFFVFGFVTWLNGSLIPFLKIVCELTEFQALFVTFAFYIAYTFMAVPSALVLKRTGYKNGMVVGLGVMAVGALIFIPAAQLQNYMVFLVALFLLGAGLTLLQTAANPYIVCIGPRESAATRISVMGLINKGAGIVVPVVFTTLILTGMDQFEPEVLAALTAEERAARLAELSSRLVTPYIYMAVVLLGLGAFVKFSPLQELEFEDNDSPAVEKESDILKYPQVVLGAIALFTYVGVEVIAGDTIGLYGQTIGVKHFGSLTSYTMAFMVIGYVLGVVCIPKYLSQEKALLGSAVFGMLFVAGVMLSSQESTLISSILFGWAGIPVVPDTITFLALLGLANALVWPAIWPLALQDLGKFTAVGSALLIMGIAGGAIIPLAYGHFAEGGNGQSAYWVMIPCYVFILFYALKGHKMRSWK, from the coding sequence ATGAACAACGAACTAACTCAAAGCGCAGCCCCCGCTGCACGTGCACCTAGCACGCTGATACCAATGATAATAATTGGTACACTTTTTTTTGTTTTCGGCTTTGTTACGTGGCTTAACGGCTCGCTCATTCCTTTTTTAAAAATAGTGTGTGAGCTAACAGAGTTTCAGGCTCTATTCGTTACCTTTGCCTTTTATATTGCCTATACCTTTATGGCTGTGCCTTCTGCACTTGTGCTAAAGCGTACAGGCTATAAAAACGGTATGGTTGTTGGCCTTGGCGTAATGGCGGTAGGCGCACTTATTTTTATACCTGCGGCACAATTACAAAACTACATGGTATTTTTAGTTGCGCTATTTTTACTCGGTGCGGGTTTAACGCTACTGCAAACCGCTGCCAACCCATACATTGTATGTATTGGCCCGCGCGAAAGTGCTGCTACCCGTATTAGTGTAATGGGCTTAATTAACAAAGGTGCTGGCATAGTTGTGCCAGTGGTATTTACCACCCTTATACTTACCGGTATGGATCAATTCGAGCCAGAAGTGCTTGCGGCACTCACTGCAGAAGAACGTGCAGCCCGCCTAGCAGAGCTCTCTTCTCGTTTGGTAACGCCCTATATCTATATGGCTGTGGTGCTACTAGGCTTAGGCGCTTTTGTTAAATTTTCTCCACTGCAAGAGCTAGAATTTGAAGACAACGATTCGCCCGCAGTAGAAAAAGAGTCGGATATTCTTAAATACCCTCAAGTTGTACTCGGTGCAATTGCGTTGTTTACATATGTAGGCGTAGAAGTAATCGCCGGAGACACCATTGGTTTATATGGCCAAACAATTGGCGTAAAACATTTTGGCTCGCTCACCTCTTACACTATGGCCTTTATGGTTATTGGTTACGTACTTGGTGTTGTGTGTATACCTAAATATCTAAGCCAAGAGAAAGCGCTATTAGGTTCCGCTGTATTCGGTATGTTATTTGTTGCTGGCGTAATGCTTTCATCGCAAGAAAGCACACTCATTTCTAGTATTTTATTCGGCTGGGCAGGTATTCCTGTAGTACCAGATACCATTACTTTTCTAGCGTTATTAGGTTTAGCGAATGCACTGGTTTGGCCCGCCATATGGCCGCTAGCCTTACAAGACCTAGGTAAATTTACAGCTGTTGGCTCTGCACTATTAATTATGGGTATTGCAGGTGGGGCTATTATTCCATTAGCTTACGGGCATTTCGCCGAAGGCGGTAACGGCCAATCTGCATACTGGGTAATGATTCCCTGCTATGTGTTTATTCTTTTTTACGCACTCAAAGGCCACAAAATGCGTAGCTGGAAATGA